GGAACGAGCGCTGCTGGCGGGACACGACGTCGTGCTGCTCGGGGAGCGCGGCCAGGGCAAGACGAGGCTGCTGCGGACCCTCGTCGGGCTCCTCGACGAATGGGCTCCGGTGATCCGCGACGCCGAACTGGGCGAGCACCCGTTCGACCCGATCACCCCCGCGAGCCTGCGTCGGGCCGCCGAGCTGGGCGAGGACCTGCCGATCGGCTGGGTGCACCGCTCCGCGCGCTACACCGAGAAGCTCGCCACCCCGGACTCCTCGGTCGGCGACCTCATCGGCGACGTCGACCCGGTCAAGGTGGCCGAGGGCCGCAGCCTCGGCGACCCGGAGACCATCCACTTCGGTCTGGTTCCCCGGGCACATCGCGGCATCGTGGCGATCAACGAACTGCCCGACCTCGCCGAGCGCATCCAGGTCGCCCTTCTCAACGTCATGGAGGAGCGCGACGTCCAGGTGCGCGGCTACACGCTGCGCCTGCCGTTGGACGTCGTGGTCGCGGCCACCGCCAACCCCGAGGACTACACGAACCGGGGTCGGATCATCACCCCGCTCAAGGACCGGTTCGGCGCGGAGATCCGCACCCACTACCCGCTGGAGATCGCGGCGGAGACGGCGCTGGTCCGGCAGGAGGCCGAGCTGGTCGCGGAGGTCGGCGACCACCTGTTGGAGGTGCTCGCCCGGTTCGTCCGCGCGCTGCGGGAGTCCACGGCGGTGGACCAGCGATCCGGGGTGTCGGCGCGCTTCGCGGTGGCCGCCGCCGAGACG
The Actinoalloteichus fjordicus DNA segment above includes these coding regions:
- a CDS encoding sigma 54-interacting transcriptional regulator, giving the protein MSDLPVPAAPAIPDDLPATVGALRATGHRLRGVKAELRENLLAALRAGVDPWPGIVGFDRTVLPQLERALLAGHDVVLLGERGQGKTRLLRTLVGLLDEWAPVIRDAELGEHPFDPITPASLRRAAELGEDLPIGWVHRSARYTEKLATPDSSVGDLIGDVDPVKVAEGRSLGDPETIHFGLVPRAHRGIVAINELPDLAERIQVALLNVMEERDVQVRGYTLRLPLDVVVAATANPEDYTNRGRIITPLKDRFGAEIRTHYPLEIAAETALVRQEAELVAEVGDHLLEVLARFVRALRESTAVDQRSGVSARFAVAAAETVAAAALRRAARTGEADAVARPVDLDGVVPVLRGKIEFEAGEEGREEELLGHLLRRATADTARHLLAGVDLGPLAEAVAGTPVTTGERVTAEALLRALPELPATAEIAKRLGADPTGPAGPIASAVELALELLYLSRQLGKDTEDEQTVYGA